The following proteins come from a genomic window of Parambassis ranga chromosome 4, fParRan2.1, whole genome shotgun sequence:
- the LOC114435189 gene encoding growth arrest and DNA damage-inducible protein GADD45 beta-like — MTLEEVVGSSSADKKMETVSQALEELLVAAQRQDCLTVGVYESAKLMNVDPDSVVLCVLATDEEDEDDIALQIHFTLLQAFCCDNDINILRVSGVRRLAQLLEEEPKDGNGNEPRDLHCILVTNPPVQPLQCQALQDVGSFCEESRCRNQWVPCLELQDR, encoded by the exons ATGACTCTGGAGGAGGTGGTTGGATCCAGCAGCGCCGACAAAAA GATGGAGACGGTGAGTCAGgctctggaggagctgctggtcgCGGCGCAGCGGCAGGACTGTCTGACGGTGGGGGTGTACGAGTCCGCCAAACTCATGAATGT AGACCCGGACAGCGTGGTCCTGTGCGTCCTCGCCAccgatgaggaggatgaagatgacaTCGCGCTGCAGATCCACTTCACGCTGCTGCAGGCTTTCTGCTGCGACAACGACATCAACATCCTGCGGGTGTCCGGCGTGCGGCGGCTGGcgcagctgctggaggaggagcccAAAGACGGCAACGGCAACGAGCCCCGGGACCTGCACTGCATCCTGGTCACG AACCCTCCGGTGCAGCCTCTGCAGTGTCAGGCCCTGCAGGACGTGGGCAGCTTCTGTGAGGAGAGCCGCTGCAGGAACCAGTGGGTCCCCTGTCTGGAGCTCCAGGACCGCTGA